In one Aromatoleum aromaticum EbN1 genomic region, the following are encoded:
- a CDS encoding ImmA/IrrE family metallo-endopeptidase → MKTRYKQFNPKRRIASSGHASQVALDALAQRVRYGGNPEHKRNPGDFGLTPPADPRPGKSLCDTAALFRRSEALHVLQAGVRKGLISDRHEGECLKNVWSVTSRAAFRSKPSSRTRPKGSITATLCPKATRSPPKSSHGGACMTEFRLDLDWQATGDADPLLRDRSAWLAIRLGDACLTRNLDTWSRTVRDNILVSAYPLAMWLAASWWRLSFEPLPAPGPQPDVDWRMAHELGAANHGYVWPRVVFAADGQSINVWAHQADNPKQSANYLCNLDAPRAVLLADFQLGVTRFIEDVIYRAEACDHRSTDLAALWAAVREDMSDERARARRTLEAELGFEPEECPAEHITHALRLQEATGTSAMSELAPIFGKSRHGTALDQLEALKDARGLMGAPQITPSPHTPSPTTPPWQRGMTAARALRKQLGNCGAPINNAQLLDLLGITQSQEAAWQPQQKHPVGIAKPTARGLIDFLPRKRHPIGKRFELARLVGEYMMRTGAESDWLVESDLATATQKRQRAFAAELLCPIDALVEFLDGDYSESAQEDAADHFEVSETTIAALLANNACLPIAESARLPYRVQTQAFQRLDT, encoded by the coding sequence ATGAAAACACGCTACAAGCAGTTCAACCCCAAGCGACGCATCGCCTCTTCGGGCCATGCGTCGCAGGTGGCGTTGGACGCGCTCGCGCAGCGTGTGCGCTACGGCGGCAATCCGGAGCACAAGCGGAACCCCGGTGATTTTGGCCTGACGCCACCCGCTGATCCTCGCCCGGGCAAGTCGCTGTGCGATACCGCAGCGCTGTTCCGCAGAAGCGAGGCGCTACACGTGTTGCAAGCCGGCGTTCGCAAAGGCTTGATCAGCGATCGCCACGAAGGCGAATGCCTCAAGAACGTGTGGTCGGTGACCTCTCGAGCGGCATTCCGCTCGAAGCCCAGCTCGAGAACGCGGCCAAAGGGGTCTATCACGGCTACCCTATGCCCGAAAGCGACCCGCTCGCCGCCGAAGTCCTCTCACGGTGGAGCATGCATGACTGAGTTTCGTCTCGACCTCGACTGGCAAGCCACCGGCGACGCAGACCCGCTCCTGCGTGACAGGTCGGCGTGGCTGGCGATTCGCCTTGGCGACGCCTGTCTCACGCGTAATCTGGACACCTGGTCCAGAACCGTGCGCGACAACATCCTGGTCTCCGCATACCCGCTGGCGATGTGGCTCGCCGCGTCCTGGTGGCGGCTCAGTTTCGAGCCCCTTCCGGCGCCCGGCCCCCAGCCAGACGTCGATTGGCGCATGGCCCACGAGCTCGGCGCGGCCAACCACGGCTACGTGTGGCCGCGAGTCGTCTTTGCGGCAGACGGCCAGTCGATCAACGTCTGGGCGCATCAAGCCGACAATCCGAAACAGTCCGCAAACTATCTCTGCAATCTCGATGCCCCCCGCGCTGTGCTGCTTGCCGACTTCCAGCTTGGCGTCACCCGGTTCATCGAAGATGTCATCTACCGCGCCGAGGCGTGCGACCATCGGAGCACAGACCTCGCTGCCCTGTGGGCAGCGGTGCGCGAAGACATGAGCGACGAGCGCGCCCGCGCGCGCCGCACCCTCGAAGCCGAACTGGGCTTCGAGCCCGAAGAATGCCCCGCCGAACACATCACCCACGCCTTGCGCCTGCAAGAGGCAACCGGCACCAGCGCGATGTCCGAACTCGCCCCTATTTTCGGCAAAAGCCGTCACGGCACGGCGCTCGACCAGCTTGAAGCGCTCAAGGACGCGCGCGGTCTGATGGGCGCGCCGCAGATCACACCCAGCCCCCACACGCCAAGCCCCACCACACCCCCGTGGCAGCGGGGCATGACCGCAGCCCGCGCTTTGCGCAAACAGCTCGGCAACTGCGGCGCCCCGATCAACAACGCTCAACTGCTCGACCTGCTCGGCATCACCCAAAGCCAGGAGGCTGCCTGGCAGCCTCAGCAAAAACACCCCGTCGGGATTGCCAAGCCGACTGCCCGAGGCTTGATCGACTTCCTCCCGCGAAAGCGGCACCCCATCGGCAAACGCTTCGAGCTTGCCCGCCTGGTTGGCGAATACATGATGCGGACGGGCGCAGAATCCGACTGGCTGGTCGAATCCGACCTCGCCACCGCCACGCAAAAACGCCAGCGCGCCTTCGCCGCCGAACTGCTGTGCCCGATCGACGCCTTGGTCGAGTTTCTGGACGGCGACTACTCCGAGTCCGCCCAGGAAGACGCTGCCGACCACTTCGAGGTCAGCGAGACCACCATCGCCGCGCTACTGGCCAACAATGCATGCCTGCCGATCGCCGAAAGCGCACGCCTGCCATATCGCGTGCAGACCCAGGCATTCCAGAGGCTCGATACATGA
- a CDS encoding polysaccharide pyruvyl transferase family protein has translation MKKTQNQPTILMIDAFSTLHVGNGALIDNTYKLCKQYLGEDVEILSIDAPTNEGRFPVVRADIFTDYGGTFIQKLKKALSIIFFFFIEYLNTILFRNKLRLPWPKRFADFLSAVDQANICVSLSGETINDHYRPHMYLRLLTYYLTIVKGKKFIVFPQSIGPVFRPTSKWLLRKTLGDAHTIFARDIPSFELARALWADKAVSIVFCPDVATTQESTPHPLPTPSEKKTIGLTVSDIPKAEMGVTNDYLPELLDGITSTLDQESFNILLMPSNYRHGSRSADYATCLEAKKFLEERGFSASILPDQIVHPDTYQGLQKNLYAFLSTRMHVGILATSAGIPTMMINTQHKIRSYMSLMGMEDFTVELDQLHTIPEKLNRLINENKELRFRLKQGNEHLRQQVTDAMITMSKSVLEEQS, from the coding sequence ATGAAGAAAACGCAAAACCAACCAACCATATTGATGATTGATGCTTTTAGCACACTCCACGTTGGGAACGGCGCGCTCATCGACAATACCTACAAGCTCTGCAAGCAATACCTAGGCGAAGATGTCGAGATACTTTCCATTGACGCCCCTACAAACGAAGGTCGATTTCCCGTAGTACGTGCTGATATCTTCACCGATTACGGTGGCACTTTTATCCAAAAACTTAAAAAAGCTTTGTCGATTATATTTTTCTTCTTTATTGAATACCTCAACACAATCCTATTCCGAAACAAACTCCGTCTCCCTTGGCCGAAGCGTTTCGCGGACTTCCTTTCTGCAGTAGACCAGGCCAATATCTGCGTGTCACTTTCAGGAGAGACGATTAATGATCACTACCGTCCGCACATGTATCTTCGTCTGCTGACGTACTACTTGACTATCGTTAAAGGCAAGAAATTCATTGTCTTTCCTCAGAGTATCGGACCAGTTTTCCGCCCGACATCAAAGTGGCTGCTGCGCAAGACTCTTGGCGACGCGCATACAATCTTTGCGAGAGACATCCCATCTTTTGAGCTCGCCCGCGCTCTTTGGGCAGACAAAGCAGTAAGCATCGTTTTCTGCCCCGACGTTGCCACAACGCAAGAATCGACACCGCACCCCCTACCGACACCAAGCGAAAAGAAGACGATTGGACTAACTGTCTCCGATATTCCAAAGGCAGAAATGGGCGTCACAAATGACTACCTTCCTGAGCTACTCGATGGCATTACGAGCACTCTCGACCAGGAAAGCTTCAACATACTACTGATGCCTTCAAATTACAGACACGGTTCACGAAGCGCTGATTACGCTACATGCCTGGAAGCGAAGAAGTTCCTTGAGGAAAGGGGCTTCTCTGCATCAATCCTCCCAGACCAAATCGTTCACCCCGACACTTACCAAGGACTCCAGAAGAACCTTTATGCATTCCTGAGCACCCGAATGCATGTAGGAATACTGGCAACTAGCGCCGGGATCCCCACCATGATGATCAACACGCAGCACAAAATTCGTTCCTACATGTCACTCATGGGAATGGAAGACTTTACGGTCGAACTTGACCAACTACACACCATACCCGAGAAACTGAATCGCCTTATCAACGAAAACAAAGAGCTTCGCTTCCGTTTGAAACAAGGCAATGAGCATCTTCGTCAACAAGTAACAGACGCGATGATTACGATGAGCAAATCCGTACTTGAAGAGCAGAGCTGA
- a CDS encoding Coenzyme F420 hydrogenase/dehydrogenase, beta subunit C-terminal domain, with protein MNSTPKLGITELISEGLCIGCGNCAAYEPKRFSIVETAHGLLQAEEHQGNPSSDSADICPFLNDTHNEDYFNNHYKSDSNHFDPEIGFFKNVFAGYANNEKRRHESSSGGLTTYLLEQLFKRNLITGAIVVHPAPGKNGRLEYRIARNQLDLEGSRKSKYHMVSHDSVISEILASHEDERFIYVGIPCGVKAIKLLCKRIPHLNDRIIYTAAIFCGHQKSHAFTEFVGWQMGVHPTKLDALDYRVKKPTNDASRYFYRAISSDGAHEQRVDRLKWMDWGLGLFKPKACDFCDDVTGEAADIIFGDAWHRKYARDYRGTNLVITRSAELERILIDGSDSGEITLSSEGKSLIYATQGGNFRHRHEGLLSRIRLYESKNLVTPPKSIMRLSRYVSKTNRDRIYTTRHYISKKSHDAFLLAKESDNLNVFYNEMRVSISEYYRETRTLRSAIRAAIRRLLRVF; from the coding sequence ATGAACAGCACGCCAAAACTGGGGATTACAGAGTTAATCAGCGAAGGGCTGTGCATCGGGTGCGGCAATTGTGCCGCATACGAGCCGAAACGCTTTTCAATCGTCGAGACCGCACATGGCCTCTTGCAAGCCGAAGAGCATCAAGGGAACCCCTCCAGCGATAGCGCCGACATTTGCCCTTTTCTTAACGACACCCACAACGAAGACTACTTCAACAACCACTACAAATCCGACTCGAATCATTTCGACCCGGAGATTGGCTTTTTCAAGAATGTATTTGCGGGCTATGCAAATAACGAAAAGCGTAGACATGAAAGCAGCTCTGGCGGCTTAACCACCTATTTGTTAGAGCAACTTTTTAAGCGAAATTTAATTACTGGTGCAATTGTTGTTCATCCCGCTCCAGGCAAGAATGGACGCCTTGAGTACAGAATCGCCCGAAACCAGCTCGACCTTGAGGGCAGCAGGAAGTCTAAGTACCACATGGTCTCGCACGACTCAGTGATATCAGAAATCCTGGCATCTCACGAGGACGAACGTTTTATTTATGTCGGCATTCCGTGCGGCGTCAAGGCTATAAAGCTGCTTTGCAAGAGAATCCCACATTTAAACGATCGCATCATTTACACAGCTGCAATTTTTTGCGGACATCAGAAATCCCATGCGTTCACCGAATTTGTTGGCTGGCAAATGGGTGTACATCCTACAAAGCTTGACGCTCTCGACTATAGAGTCAAAAAGCCCACCAACGATGCCTCGCGCTATTTCTACAGAGCAATCAGCTCGGACGGCGCGCATGAGCAGCGCGTAGATAGGTTGAAGTGGATGGATTGGGGACTTGGTCTCTTCAAGCCAAAGGCATGTGATTTCTGTGATGACGTAACTGGCGAAGCCGCAGACATTATTTTTGGAGATGCCTGGCATCGGAAATACGCTAGGGACTATCGCGGAACAAATTTAGTTATTACTCGAAGCGCCGAGCTTGAGAGGATCTTAATTGACGGCAGTGATTCTGGAGAGATAACACTTTCCAGCGAGGGAAAAAGCCTCATCTACGCAACCCAAGGTGGAAACTTTAGACATAGGCATGAAGGCCTTCTCAGTCGGATTCGGCTATACGAAAGCAAGAACTTAGTGACTCCGCCTAAAAGTATTATGAGACTTTCCAGATACGTAAGCAAAACAAATAGAGATAGAATCTATACAACTAGGCACTATATTTCGAAGAAGAGCCATGACGCATTTTTACTCGCAAAAGAAAGCGACAACCTTAATGTTTTCTATAATGAAATGCGAGTCAGCATTTCCGAGTATTATCGTGAAACACGAACACTAAGAAGCGCCATAAGAGCAGCGATCCGCAGATTACTCAGAGTATTCTGA
- a CDS encoding glycosyltransferase — translation MKVLVISNMYPTHENPGYGVFVKNFVDALNVQGEQIDLAVVRGRGKGKLSKLLKYLTFGAAVLVKGFTRRYDCIYVHYVAHSMLPVRALMGLKRTVLICNAHGEDLLPASRGEKLIFGMVRPAIEKARLIVVPSSYFQSIAKDLFPSNEVFISPSAGVDLEVFKPHEPKQERSHGTPLRIGFVSRIDSGKGWDVLLDAVALLRKQSPSLELEVALVGEGSETAALTRRIKELGLEGVATHIGAMPQRRLPSFYSSLDVFVFPTLRAAESLGLVGIEALACGIPAICSDIGGIQSYMRDGVNGYLFPPGDSSALAQRIIAFSQLSAEEMCAMRSAALATAQQYGREKVGAELHAKLVEVIGH, via the coding sequence ATGAAGGTTCTCGTTATCTCCAATATGTACCCGACGCATGAAAACCCCGGCTACGGCGTCTTCGTCAAGAACTTTGTTGACGCCCTAAACGTGCAGGGGGAACAGATTGATCTTGCGGTCGTTCGAGGGAGAGGCAAGGGCAAGCTCAGCAAGTTACTAAAGTACTTGACTTTTGGCGCGGCGGTTTTGGTGAAAGGATTCACGAGGCGTTATGACTGCATTTACGTGCATTACGTAGCGCACTCCATGCTACCGGTGCGGGCATTAATGGGATTGAAGCGTACAGTCCTGATCTGTAATGCTCACGGCGAAGATCTTCTCCCCGCAAGTAGGGGCGAGAAGCTAATTTTCGGAATGGTCAGACCTGCCATCGAGAAGGCGAGACTTATCGTTGTGCCTTCTAGTTATTTCCAGTCCATTGCTAAGGACCTTTTCCCGAGCAACGAGGTTTTTATTTCGCCGTCGGCTGGAGTGGATCTCGAGGTTTTTAAGCCTCATGAGCCAAAGCAGGAACGTTCCCATGGCACCCCTCTGAGAATCGGTTTCGTCTCGCGAATCGATTCAGGAAAGGGTTGGGATGTGCTCTTGGATGCTGTTGCGCTTTTACGTAAGCAGAGTCCTTCGTTGGAGCTAGAGGTTGCCCTCGTCGGCGAAGGCTCTGAGACCGCTGCCTTGACAAGGCGAATTAAGGAGTTGGGTCTTGAAGGTGTAGCGACTCACATTGGAGCAATGCCTCAGCGGCGTCTGCCCAGCTTTTACTCATCTCTCGATGTATTTGTATTTCCAACGCTGCGCGCAGCTGAATCTCTCGGACTAGTAGGCATTGAAGCGCTTGCCTGCGGCATCCCAGCGATTTGCTCCGACATAGGGGGTATCCAAAGCTACATGCGTGACGGGGTGAACGGCTATCTTTTTCCGCCGGGAGACTCTAGCGCGCTCGCTCAGAGGATCATTGCTTTTTCACAGTTGAGTGCTGAAGAAATGTGTGCAATGCGCTCAGCTGCGCTGGCGACGGCACAGCAATATGGACGGGAGAAAGTCGGCGCGGAGCTACACGCGAAGTTAGTTGAGGTTATAGGGCATTGA